The region CGTAGGTGGTGCGGCACAGATTAAGGCGATGAAACAAGTTGCGGGTTCTTTGAAACTTGAACTTGCTCAATTCCGCTCTATGGAAGCATTCGCGGCGTTCGCATCTGACTTGGATAAAGCGTCTCAACAACAGTTGGCGCGTGGTCGTCGTTTGATCGAAGTATTGAAACAACCACAATACTCTCCAGTAAAAGTTGAAGAACAAATCATCATGATCTTCGCTGCTGGTAATGCGTTTGTTGACCAATACCCAGAGGCAGACGTTAAGAGATACGAAAAAGAAGTTGTTGAGTTCTTGAAAAACAAGCACTCAGACATCATCAAAACTATCTCTGAGAAGAAAGCTATCTCAGACGACACGAAAAAAGCGTTGTTGTCAGCTCTTGAAGAGTTCAAAGCTATCTTCCAACCTTCTAACAAGTAATTTGGTGCTTAAATGGCAAGCTTGAAGGATATCCGGGCTCAGATTGAGTCCACTAAAAACACCCAGCAGATCACGAAAGCTATGAAGCTCGTGTCTGCTGCAAAGTTGAGAAAGGCGCAGAATAACATCGTTAATATGCGTCCTTATGCTCTGACTTTGCGTAAGGTGATTGCGGATATCGCTGTGACTAATAAAGTTACGCACCCGTTGATGGAGAAGAAAGAACAAGTAAAGAATGTTTTGCTTGTTGTTATCACTTCTGATCGCGGTCTTTGCGGCGCTTTCAACAGCAATATCAACAAATTCACTGAGGCGTACTATAACAATAATAAAGCCAATCTTGAAAAGATTGATTTCCTTTTCGTCGGTCGTCGTGGTCATGACTACTTCGCAAGACGTGGAATTAAGCCGGTTGATTACATCACGAAGCTTGATAAGGACATCTCTTACGAGTTGGCTTCTAAAGTTGCGAATCGCGTGATGAATGACTACCTTGAAGGCGCTTACGATGAAGTTCGTATCGTGCACAACGAGTTCCAATCTGCGATTTCTCAAGTTGTTGTTGCTGAAACTCTTTTGCCAATTGATCTTGGCTTGACGACTTTCAACACAGAAGCTGAGGCTGCATCGAACTTTGCTGTCGACATGATCTTCGAACCGGCTCCGGAGCAAATCATTAAAGAGTTGCTTGAAAAGCATTTCGACCTTCAGGTTTACAGATGTATGTCTGAGTCTGTTGCGGGTGAACATGGTGCTCGTATGAGCGCGATGGAAAACGCAACAAACAATGCGAAAGAGATGATCAACAAACTCACTCTGACGTACAACAAATTGAGACAAGAAAAAATCACTACAGAATTGATCGAAATCGTATCGGGCGCGGAAGCGCTTAAAGGATAGGGAGCTGAATAATGGCATTCGGTAAAGTAAAACAAGTTATGGGTCCCGTTGTGGACGTAGAATTCGAAGGCGGAGAACTTCCTCCAATCAATTCTGCCCTTCGTGTATCAAATAAATTTATCTCTGATAAAGAATTCAACCTAGTTCTAGAAGTTGCTCAGCATTTGGGTGACGGTGTTGTTAGAACTATCTCTATGGACCAAACTGAAGGTTTGGTACGTGGTGAAAAAGTTAAAGCATTGGGCACTCAAATCACAGCGCCAGTAGGTCGCGAAGCTTTGGGTCGTATCATCAACGTAGTTGGTGAGCCAATCGACGAAATGGGTCCAGTAAACGCAAAAGAACAATGGGGTATCCACAGAACGGCTCCTAAGTTCGAAGACCAAGCAACTTCAGCAGCGATGTTGATGACTGGTATCAAAGTCGTAGACTTGCTAGCACCTTACGCTAAGGGCGGTAAGATCGGTTTGTTCGGTGGTGCGGGCGTGGGTAAAACAGTTCTTATCCAAGAACTTATCCGTAACATCGCTACTGAGCACGGTGGTTTCTCTGTATTCGCCGGTGTAGGTGAGCGTACTCGTGAAGGTAATGACTTGTGGCAAGAGATGAAACAGTCTGGCGTATTGGCTAAGACTTCTCTAGTTTTCGGTCAAATGAATGAACCTCCTGGTGCACGTGCTCGTGTTGCTTTGACTGGTTTGACTGTTGCTGAATACTTCCGTGACGTTGAAAACCAAGACGTTCTTTTCTTCGTTGATAATATCTTCCGCTTTACTCAAGCGGGTGCTGAAGTATCTGCGTTGTTGGGTCGTATCCCTTCAGCGGTAGGTTACCAACCGACGTTGGCAACTGAGATGGGTACTCTTCAAGAGCGTATCACTTCTACTAAAAAAGGTTCGATCACTTCAGTTCAAGCGGTATACGTACCTGCCGATGACTATACGGATCCAGCTCCAGCAACTACATTTACTCACTTGGATGCGACGACGAATCTTGACCGTGATATCGCAGCTATGGCGATCTTCCCAGCGGTTCACCCATTGACGTCTACATCACGTCTTTTGGATCCAGCTGTTATCGGTGAAGAGCACTACAAATGCGCTCGTGACGTTCAAGCGTTGTTGCAACGTAACCGTGAGCTTCAAGATATCATCGCTATCTTGGGTATGGACGAATTGTCTGAAGCGGATAAATTGGTTGTTTCTCGTTCTCGTAAAATCCAACGTTTCTTGTCTCAGCCGTTCTTCGTTGCTGAGCAGTTCACAGGTTTGCCTGGTCGTTATGTTGACATCAAAGACACAGTTCGTGGCTTCCGCGAAATCCTTGATGGTAAACACGATGCTCTTCCAGAACAAGCGTTCTACCTTGTTGGTACTATCGAAGACGTTATCGAAAAAGCTAAGAAGTTGCAGGCGTAATCCGAAAGGATTTCGTCTTCATGAAGCGGCCTGAGGGGTCGCTTTAAGAAAAGGTGATTTATGTTTAAACTGACAATCGTGACTCCAGAGCGTCGTCTTTTAGTAAACCAAGAGGTTGAAGAAGTAACTGTGCCTGGTTTTAAAGGAGAACTTAATATTCTTCCTGGTCACGCGCCTCTGATCACTACGCTAGGAATTGGTGTGATGAAATGGAGACTTAAGGGTCAAGAAAAGCAAAACCAAGCTGTTATCAGCTGGGGTTATTGCCAAGTATCCCCTGAAGGCGTGAATGTTCTTGCGAACATCGCTGACTTGCCAGAAGAAATCGATCTTGTTGCAACTAAAGAGTACCTTGCTAAATCTGAGAAACACGTCCTTGACGAAGTTATCACAGACGCAGATTGGACTGAGTTCCAAAAAGAGTGGACTCGCGCAAGAGCGAAAATCGAAGTTGCTGAAAACTCAGCAGCTAAGAAGTAGTAGTTAGGAATAAATTCGCTTATCGCGAATTTAAACCAAAATAGATCGAATGTTCAGAAGGCTCAGGTTCACACTTGAGCCTTTTTTATTTCCAACACTCGTGCGATACTCCGCCAATGACCCGAGAATTTCGCAAAGATATCCGGGGCAGAGGCGCCAGCAGTAATATTCCGAATCGTTTCGATTCTCTCCATTTCGAAGCCGAGCCACAGGATTTTGACAATTATCTTGAAGAGGAAAAACCTCGTTTGCAGACGCAAGTTCTGAAGGATTCGTCGCGCGCGGTTTTGACTAAGAACGATAGTCCAGACATCGGATTCACGTATTCTGTAAATCCTTATCGTGGATGTGAGCATGGGTGTATCTATTGCTATGCTCGTCCAACGCACGAGTATTTAGGGATGTCTGCAGGATTAGATTTCGAATCAAAGATCATGGTGAAGGAAAACGCACCTGAATTGCTTGAAGAAGCTTTGATGAAAAAGTCCTGGGAACCACAAGTTATTGTCATGAGTGGTGTCACCGACTGTTATCAGCCGTTAGAGCGCGAATACAAACTGACTCGTGGTTGCTTGGAAGTTTTAAATAAATTTAAAAACCCCGGAGCAATCATTACGAAGAATCATCTGGTCACTCGAGATATCGATATTCTGCAAGAAATGGCTCAGTACAAAGGGATTGTTGTCACAATTTCGATCACATCACTAGATACAGAGTTGATTGCATCCTTGGAACCCCGCACATCCAGACCTGCGGCGCGTTTGCGAGCGATTGAGGAATTGGCAAAAGCGGGAATTCCTGTTGGAGTGAATGTGGCTCCAATGATTCTTGGTCTTACGGATCACGAGATGCCTGCGATACTAAAGGCTGCAGCAGATGCTGGAGCGACATCTGCTGGATACACGATGCTTCGACTTCCGCATGCCGTGGCTCCATTATTCGAAGAGTGGTTGGACGTTCATCGCCCTTTGAGAAAAAACAAAGTGATCGAGGCTGTTAAGGATGTTCGCGATGGAAAGATGTACAAATCTGACTTTGGAAATCGAATGACGGGCACAGGTCCTAGAGCAGAACAACTGGCGCAAGTTTTTGAAGTGTACTCGCGAAAGTATAAACTAAATGCGAAGAACTGGAGTTTATCTGCGGCCCATTTTAAAAGACCGCCGACAGCGGCAGAGATCGCGGCACAAGCACAATTGAGTTTTGATTTAGAGTAATATTAACAAGAGAGATCATGGCTAAAAGGAACTTACGCAAAATTCAAATAGATCTGCGCCAGTTCGCTTTGCCCTGTCCTCGCGTGGGTAGTATCGAAGCGCACTCGGGTTATGGCCAAACTCCAAAGCTTGGGCAAGAGATTCACCAAAACATTCAACGCAAAAGAATTCGTGAAGTTCCGGGTTATGTGGCCGAGAAAAAACTTTCAATTGAATTTGAGCGCGAACAGTATCTGTTCGTCATTTCAGGGCGTGCCGACGGTGTCATCGAGGGATCTCAGTTTCAAGTTGAAGAAATTAAATCCGCGTTTGATGTTGAGGGGCTAGAACATAAGCTGACTGTTGATGATAACCATCCCTATGTGTGGCAGCTTCGTACCTACGGATACATTCTCTATAAACAAACGGGTGAAGTTCCAGATTTAAAGATGCTTTTGGTTTCCTCGCGAAACTTTAAGCAAAGTGAGATTTATTTTGAGCTGGATATTGAAGCGTATGAGGCCTGGTTAGCGCTCCGTTTGGCGGAGTTAGTTGAAGAAACCAAGATTCGTGAAAAGCTTTTCAAAAAAAGAGTGGTATCTTCCGAGGAGCTACAGTTTCCGTTTAGCTCTCCGCGCCCAGGCCAAGTTGAGCTGATAGAAAACATTCAAGTCGGATTCGTCGAAGAAAAATCAATGGTCATTCAGGCACCCACGGGGCTTGGTAAAACCATTGGGGTATTATATCCATCCTTGAAGGATTCTTTGGCGCGTGGACAAAAGGTAATCTATGTAACGCCTAAGAACTCTCAGCACCAAGTTGCTGAGGAGGCGGTCGAAAGACTGCAGGATCAAGGTGCTTCAATCAGACCCCTGACAATCACGGCAAAAAGTAAAATGTGCTTTAAGGCTGAACCTTTATGCAATCCCCAGTATTGTGAGTTTGCGAAGGACTATTATAAGAAGATCGCGGAAAATGATCTGATAAACAAAGTGTCGAAACTTCGTTCATTAAGTCAAAAAAAGTTGCAAGAGCTAGGTGAACAATACCAAGTGTGCCCGTTTGAACTTTCCCTTGAGGCGATTGAGCGGGCAGACGTGGTGATAGCTGACTATAACTATGTTTTCTCTACCAGAAGCCTTTTAGGACGTTTAGAGCTGCCCCTAATGGAGCCGAACCAAAAAGCAAACTTGGTGATCGATGAAGCCCATAATTTGCCCGCGAGGGCGCAAGATTATTTCTCGCCAGCGATTTCAACACGCGATTTACAAAACATCATTCCTTCTCTGGGAAAAATAAACATCCGTTTTCAAAAACGTGCACAGTTGTTATGTGAAGAAGCAATCGAGCTTATTGAGTCCTATCATGGCGAATCCAGAACCATTCAAATCAATTTTGAACCTGTGTTTGAGCTTGAGTCGCGCATGCGAGAATTCTTGTCAGAATACTTAGAAGCAGATATCGAAATTCAAACCCAAGATGGCGTTTTAAAGCTGGTCAATCTATGGAGCGACTTTGCACAAGCTTCCGAGTTGCAAGGACCTGAGTTCTTTCAAACATACCAAAAAAACAGACTCTATGGAGAGATCAATCAGACTCTGAAACTTACGTGCTGTGACGCTTCGGTTCACCTAAATGAAGTTTATAAGTCATTCAAAAATGTGGTGGCATTCTCTGCGACACTAAAGCCATTTAGTTATTCGATGAAACTTTTGGGCTTTTATGAGTTGACGACAAAGTGCCTTGAGTTCGTTTCACCGTTTCCGAAAGAGCATAGAAAAATTCTTTTAATTCCACAGATTTCAACGAAATATAAGGATCGTCCTGCGAATGCTCCTAAAATTGCTCAGGCAATGGAGAGGATCATGGCGGTAAAACCAGGCAATTACATTGCTTTATTCCCGAGCTTTGAATTCATGAAAGATGTTGAAGGATATCTGAGAGACAGTACCTATCAGCGTTTAGTGCAACAACGTGAAATGAAAGCGGATCGGGTGGATGACTTTCTTTCATTTATGAAGAGTGCAGACAAGCCAACACTGCTGTTGGCTGTTCAAGGTGGAATTTTCTCGGAGGGAGTGGACTTTCCGGGTGATATGTTAATTGGTGCCTTTGTTATTGGACCGGCGCTACCGAATTTTGATTTCGAGCGCGAGCAAATTCGTGAGTATTATGAGCGCTCCTATGATAAAGCCCAGGCATTTAATTATACTTACGTTTACCCCGCTATGGCGAAAACAATTCAGTCTGCGGGGCGAGTCATTCGTTCTGAGAATGACAAGGGCATTATCGTCTTGATGGACTCCCGATTTTTAGAGACAACATACGCCGAAACTATGCCCCAGGGTTGGTTTCAGCAGGGTGCGCAGGAGTTGGTTTCAGGGAAA is a window of Bdellovibrio sp. SKB1291214 DNA encoding:
- the atpG gene encoding ATP synthase F1 subunit gamma yields the protein MASLKDIRAQIESTKNTQQITKAMKLVSAAKLRKAQNNIVNMRPYALTLRKVIADIAVTNKVTHPLMEKKEQVKNVLLVVITSDRGLCGAFNSNINKFTEAYYNNNKANLEKIDFLFVGRRGHDYFARRGIKPVDYITKLDKDISYELASKVANRVMNDYLEGAYDEVRIVHNEFQSAISQVVVAETLLPIDLGLTTFNTEAEAASNFAVDMIFEPAPEQIIKELLEKHFDLQVYRCMSESVAGEHGARMSAMENATNNAKEMINKLTLTYNKLRQEKITTELIEIVSGAEALKG
- the atpD gene encoding F0F1 ATP synthase subunit beta gives rise to the protein MAFGKVKQVMGPVVDVEFEGGELPPINSALRVSNKFISDKEFNLVLEVAQHLGDGVVRTISMDQTEGLVRGEKVKALGTQITAPVGREALGRIINVVGEPIDEMGPVNAKEQWGIHRTAPKFEDQATSAAMLMTGIKVVDLLAPYAKGGKIGLFGGAGVGKTVLIQELIRNIATEHGGFSVFAGVGERTREGNDLWQEMKQSGVLAKTSLVFGQMNEPPGARARVALTGLTVAEYFRDVENQDVLFFVDNIFRFTQAGAEVSALLGRIPSAVGYQPTLATEMGTLQERITSTKKGSITSVQAVYVPADDYTDPAPATTFTHLDATTNLDRDIAAMAIFPAVHPLTSTSRLLDPAVIGEEHYKCARDVQALLQRNRELQDIIAILGMDELSEADKLVVSRSRKIQRFLSQPFFVAEQFTGLPGRYVDIKDTVRGFREILDGKHDALPEQAFYLVGTIEDVIEKAKKLQA
- the atpC gene encoding ATP synthase F1 subunit epsilon, which gives rise to MFKLTIVTPERRLLVNQEVEEVTVPGFKGELNILPGHAPLITTLGIGVMKWRLKGQEKQNQAVISWGYCQVSPEGVNVLANIADLPEEIDLVATKEYLAKSEKHVLDEVITDADWTEFQKEWTRARAKIEVAENSAAKK
- a CDS encoding PA0069 family radical SAM protein; protein product: MTREFRKDIRGRGASSNIPNRFDSLHFEAEPQDFDNYLEEEKPRLQTQVLKDSSRAVLTKNDSPDIGFTYSVNPYRGCEHGCIYCYARPTHEYLGMSAGLDFESKIMVKENAPELLEEALMKKSWEPQVIVMSGVTDCYQPLEREYKLTRGCLEVLNKFKNPGAIITKNHLVTRDIDILQEMAQYKGIVVTISITSLDTELIASLEPRTSRPAARLRAIEELAKAGIPVGVNVAPMILGLTDHEMPAILKAAADAGATSAGYTMLRLPHAVAPLFEEWLDVHRPLRKNKVIEAVKDVRDGKMYKSDFGNRMTGTGPRAEQLAQVFEVYSRKYKLNAKNWSLSAAHFKRPPTAAEIAAQAQLSFDLE
- a CDS encoding ATP-dependent DNA helicase; amino-acid sequence: MAKRNLRKIQIDLRQFALPCPRVGSIEAHSGYGQTPKLGQEIHQNIQRKRIREVPGYVAEKKLSIEFEREQYLFVISGRADGVIEGSQFQVEEIKSAFDVEGLEHKLTVDDNHPYVWQLRTYGYILYKQTGEVPDLKMLLVSSRNFKQSEIYFELDIEAYEAWLALRLAELVEETKIREKLFKKRVVSSEELQFPFSSPRPGQVELIENIQVGFVEEKSMVIQAPTGLGKTIGVLYPSLKDSLARGQKVIYVTPKNSQHQVAEEAVERLQDQGASIRPLTITAKSKMCFKAEPLCNPQYCEFAKDYYKKIAENDLINKVSKLRSLSQKKLQELGEQYQVCPFELSLEAIERADVVIADYNYVFSTRSLLGRLELPLMEPNQKANLVIDEAHNLPARAQDYFSPAISTRDLQNIIPSLGKINIRFQKRAQLLCEEAIELIESYHGESRTIQINFEPVFELESRMREFLSEYLEADIEIQTQDGVLKLVNLWSDFAQASELQGPEFFQTYQKNRLYGEINQTLKLTCCDASVHLNEVYKSFKNVVAFSATLKPFSYSMKLLGFYELTTKCLEFVSPFPKEHRKILLIPQISTKYKDRPANAPKIAQAMERIMAVKPGNYIALFPSFEFMKDVEGYLRDSTYQRLVQQREMKADRVDDFLSFMKSADKPTLLLAVQGGIFSEGVDFPGDMLIGAFVIGPALPNFDFEREQIREYYERSYDKAQAFNYTYVYPAMAKTIQSAGRVIRSENDKGIIVLMDSRFLETTYAETMPQGWFQQGAQELVSGKIISDVTDFWNSIQAPMESEVEA